Proteins encoded in a region of the Streptomyces sp. NBC_00513 genome:
- the argC gene encoding N-acetyl-gamma-glutamyl-phosphate reductase produces MVVRVAVAGASGYAGGEVLRLLLSHPEVEIGALTGNSNAGQSLGTLQPHLVPLADRTLEATTPEVLAGHDVVFLALPHGQSAAVAARLGEDVLVVDMGADHRLKDSADWDRFYGAPHAGTWPYGLPELPGARAALERAKRIAVPGCFPTAVSLALFPAYAAGLAEPEAVIVAATGTSGAGKALKSHLLGSEVMGSVSPYGVGGGHRHTPEMVQNLSPLAGRRVSVSFTPTLVPMARGILATCSAKALPGTTADAVRAAYEKAYADEPFVRLLPEGQWPVTKSVHGSNAAQVQVAYDESAGRIIAISAIDNLTKGTAGGAVQSMNIALGFDEGLGLSTIGVAP; encoded by the coding sequence ATGGTGGTACGTGTAGCGGTGGCCGGAGCGAGCGGATACGCGGGCGGTGAAGTCCTGCGCCTGCTGCTCTCGCACCCCGAGGTCGAGATCGGCGCGCTGACCGGCAACTCCAACGCGGGCCAATCCCTCGGAACCCTGCAACCGCACCTCGTGCCCCTCGCCGACCGGACCCTGGAGGCGACCACGCCCGAGGTCCTCGCCGGACACGACGTCGTCTTCCTCGCCCTGCCGCACGGCCAGTCCGCCGCCGTCGCCGCCCGCCTCGGCGAGGACGTGCTCGTCGTCGACATGGGCGCCGACCACCGGCTCAAGGACTCCGCCGACTGGGACCGGTTCTACGGCGCTCCGCACGCCGGGACCTGGCCCTACGGACTCCCCGAGCTCCCCGGCGCCCGCGCCGCGTTGGAGCGGGCCAAGCGTATCGCCGTTCCCGGCTGCTTCCCGACCGCCGTCTCGCTCGCGCTGTTCCCGGCCTACGCCGCCGGGCTCGCCGAGCCGGAAGCCGTGATCGTGGCGGCCACCGGCACCTCCGGCGCCGGCAAGGCCCTCAAGTCGCACCTGCTCGGCTCCGAGGTCATGGGCTCCGTCAGCCCGTACGGAGTGGGCGGCGGTCACCGCCACACGCCCGAGATGGTGCAGAACCTCAGCCCCCTCGCGGGCCGGCGGGTCTCGGTGTCCTTCACGCCCACCCTGGTGCCCATGGCCCGGGGCATCCTCGCCACCTGCTCCGCCAAGGCCCTCCCCGGCACCACCGCCGACGCGGTCCGCGCCGCGTACGAGAAGGCCTACGCCGACGAGCCCTTCGTACGCCTCCTCCCCGAGGGGCAGTGGCCCGTCACGAAGTCCGTCCACGGCTCCAACGCCGCCCAGGTGCAGGTGGCGTACGACGAGTCCGCCGGGCGGATCATCGCGATCAGCGCCATCGACAACCTGACCAAGGGCACCGCCGGCGGCGCGGTGCAGAGCATGAACATCGCCCTCGGATTCGACGAGGGCCTGGGCCTTTCCACGATCGGAGTCGCACCGTGA
- a CDS encoding VOC family protein: MNADDGNILARGHVATRLPAQDLERARRFYAERLGLEPVDERPGGLLYRCGGTEFVLFASTGASPGTFTQMGWVVDDLTSVVSELRRRGVRFEEVDAPGLHTEDGIAEIEGNYPSKGARGERAAWFRDSEGNLVGIGEPIV, encoded by the coding sequence GTGAACGCTGACGACGGCAACATTCTGGCCCGGGGACACGTCGCGACCCGGCTGCCCGCGCAGGACCTGGAGCGGGCGAGGCGCTTCTACGCCGAGCGGCTCGGCCTGGAGCCCGTGGACGAACGGCCCGGTGGGCTGTTGTACCGGTGCGGGGGCACGGAGTTCGTCCTGTTCGCGTCCACGGGGGCGTCTCCCGGCACGTTCACCCAGATGGGATGGGTGGTCGACGACCTGACGTCGGTCGTGTCGGAGCTCCGGCGGCGCGGGGTGCGGTTCGAGGAGGTCGACGCGCCCGGGTTGCACACCGAGGACGGGATCGCCGAGATCGAGGGGAACTACCCGAGCAAGGGCGCTCGGGGTGAGCGCGCCGCCTGGTTCCGCGACAGCGAGGGGAACCTGGTGGGGATCGGCGAGCCCATCGTCTGA
- a CDS encoding PLP-dependent aminotransferase family protein: MYERSSAAELAESLKSELNRYSVGGKLPSSRALVEHYRVSPVTVSRALALLAAEGLVVTRPGAGVFRARPRSAEPASGDTSWQEVTLSGEGAGDVVPRSVDASGVLVSLAAPPSGVIELNSGYLHPSLQPERAMAAALARAGRRPGAWSRPPVEGLPELRDWFAREIGGAVSAADVLVTAGGQSALTTALRALAPPGAPILVESPTYPGLLAIARASGCRPVPVPVDAEGVRPELLAAAFEATGARVFVCQPLFQNPTGSVLATARRAEVVRIARAAGAFVVEDDYARNLAHEDAGPLPSTLAADDADGVVVHVRSLTKATSPSLRVGALAARGPVLDRLRAIQVVDSFFVSRPLQEAALELVGAPAWPRHLRAVAAELRHRRDVLAGALRRELPALTLPQPPSGGYQLWLRLADGADEAAFVASALRAGVAVAPGRPYFGAEPPGPYVRLSFAGVAGAGELTEAAQRLRSGLGPHA, translated from the coding sequence ATGTACGAGCGTAGCAGTGCGGCGGAACTGGCCGAATCCCTCAAGTCGGAACTGAACCGCTACTCGGTGGGTGGAAAGCTGCCGTCGAGTCGGGCCCTCGTGGAGCACTACCGGGTCAGCCCGGTCACCGTGTCGCGCGCCCTCGCCCTGCTCGCGGCCGAGGGGCTCGTCGTCACCCGACCCGGCGCCGGGGTGTTCCGGGCCCGACCCCGCTCCGCGGAACCGGCGTCCGGGGACACCTCCTGGCAGGAGGTCACCCTCAGCGGGGAGGGCGCCGGCGACGTGGTCCCGCGCTCCGTGGACGCCTCCGGGGTGCTCGTCTCGCTGGCCGCCCCGCCGTCCGGGGTGATCGAGCTGAACAGCGGATACCTGCACCCCTCGCTCCAGCCCGAGCGGGCCATGGCGGCCGCCCTCGCCCGCGCCGGCCGCCGGCCCGGCGCGTGGAGCAGGCCCCCGGTGGAAGGGCTGCCCGAACTGCGCGACTGGTTCGCCCGGGAGATCGGCGGCGCCGTGTCGGCTGCCGACGTGCTGGTCACCGCGGGCGGGCAGAGCGCCCTGACCACCGCGCTGCGGGCACTGGCCCCGCCCGGCGCGCCGATCCTGGTGGAGTCGCCCACCTACCCCGGGCTGCTCGCCATCGCCCGTGCCTCCGGCTGCCGTCCCGTACCGGTCCCCGTCGACGCCGAGGGGGTCCGCCCGGAGCTGCTGGCGGCCGCCTTCGAGGCGACGGGCGCCCGCGTCTTCGTCTGCCAGCCGCTGTTCCAGAACCCGACCGGCTCCGTCCTCGCGACCGCGCGCCGCGCCGAGGTCGTACGGATCGCGCGCGCGGCCGGGGCCTTCGTGGTCGAAGACGACTACGCGCGAAACCTGGCCCACGAGGACGCCGGCCCGCTGCCCTCCACCCTCGCCGCCGACGACGCCGACGGGGTCGTCGTCCACGTCCGCTCGCTCACCAAGGCGACCTCGCCCAGCCTGCGCGTGGGAGCGCTGGCCGCCCGAGGTCCCGTCCTCGACCGGCTGCGCGCCATCCAGGTCGTGGACAGCTTCTTCGTCTCCCGCCCGCTCCAGGAGGCCGCCCTCGAACTGGTCGGCGCGCCCGCCTGGCCCCGGCACCTGCGGGCCGTCGCCGCCGAGCTGCGGCACCGCCGGGACGTCCTCGCGGGCGCCCTGCGCCGGGAACTGCCCGCCCTGACCCTCCCCCAACCGCCCTCCGGCGGATACCAGTTGTGGCTCCGGCTCGCGGACGGCGCGGACGAGGCCGCCTTCGTCGCGTCGGCCCTGCGCGCCGGCGTCGCGGTCGCACCCGGCCGCCCGTACTTCGGCGCGGAACCGCCGGGGCCCTACGTACGGCTCAGCTTCGCCGGCGTCGCCGGCGCGGGCGAGCTGACCGAGGCCGCCCAACGGCTGCGATCCGGCCTCGGCCCCCACGCGTGA
- a CDS encoding DMT family transporter, whose amino-acid sequence MTAQNSATRPTPIAVQHGARSGSALAGLGVVAFSLTFPATAWGLESFGPWSLVAVRSVLAAAIAGAFLLARRVPLPDRAHWAGLAVVAAGVVVGFPLLTTLALQTSTTSHAAVVVGLLPLTTAVVSSLRTGARPSRRFWAAAVAGAVIVLGFTLGQSGGSLSAGDGYLFGALLVCAAGYTEGGRLARLLPGWQVIGWALVLCLPLSLAGSALGLAYEPVHLTAHGVIGLVWVAAGSTFLGLYVWYRGMAEIGAARASQLQLAQPLLTLVWSVALLGEHMSPAAPVAAGAVLVCIAVTQRVK is encoded by the coding sequence ATGACAGCACAGAATAGCGCTACTCGTCCGACCCCGATAGCGGTTCAGCACGGGGCCAGAAGCGGATCCGCTCTCGCCGGGCTCGGGGTCGTCGCCTTCTCGCTGACCTTTCCCGCCACCGCCTGGGGCCTGGAGAGCTTCGGCCCCTGGTCGCTCGTCGCCGTGCGCAGCGTCCTGGCCGCGGCCATCGCGGGCGCCTTCCTGCTGGCCCGCCGGGTGCCGCTGCCCGACCGCGCGCACTGGGCGGGGCTCGCCGTCGTCGCCGCGGGGGTCGTCGTCGGCTTCCCCCTGCTCACCACCCTCGCGCTCCAGACCTCCACCACCTCGCACGCCGCCGTCGTGGTCGGCCTGCTCCCGCTGACCACCGCCGTGGTGTCCTCGCTGCGCACGGGGGCCCGGCCGTCGAGGCGGTTCTGGGCCGCGGCCGTCGCGGGGGCGGTGATCGTGCTCGGCTTCACCCTGGGTCAGAGCGGCGGCTCCCTCTCGGCCGGCGACGGCTACCTCTTCGGGGCGCTGCTCGTGTGCGCCGCCGGCTACACCGAGGGCGGGCGGCTCGCCCGCCTGCTGCCGGGCTGGCAGGTGATCGGCTGGGCGCTGGTGCTGTGCCTGCCGCTCAGCCTCGCCGGTTCGGCGCTGGGGTTGGCGTACGAGCCCGTACACCTGACCGCGCACGGGGTGATCGGGCTGGTCTGGGTGGCGGCGGGCTCGACCTTCCTGGGGCTGTACGTCTGGTACCGGGGCATGGCGGAGATCGGCGCGGCCCGGGCCAGCCAGCTCCAGCTCGCGCAGCCCCTGCTGACGCTGGTCTGGTCGGTGGCGCTGCTCGGCGAGCACATGTCCCCGGCCGCACCGGTGGCGGCCGGTGCGGTACTCGTCTGCATCGCGGTGACACAGCGGGTCAAATAG
- a CDS encoding DUF1918 domain-containing protein yields MRATEGDQLVQHGRIVGQHDKVGEITQVLGENGTPPYRVRFQDGHEAVMSPGPDCVVKHPPEPTH; encoded by the coding sequence ATGCGCGCGACCGAGGGCGACCAGTTGGTGCAGCACGGCAGGATCGTGGGCCAGCACGACAAGGTGGGTGAGATCACCCAGGTACTGGGAGAGAACGGAACCCCTCCCTACCGGGTCCGCTTCCAGGACGGGCACGAGGCCGTGATGTCCCCGGGCCCCGACTGCGTCGTCAAGCACCCGCCCGAGCCCACCCACTGA
- a CDS encoding glycoside hydrolase family 10 protein — protein MTYIGRRGLLAAGAGLLASATGAGPAGAAGRTRPEERRPVPTGAPASELRGMWIASVQNVDWPSETGLSAAAQRTELLALLDTAVERRLNAVVLQVRPTADAMWPSALEPWSQWLTGTQGVDPGWDPLGTAVTEAHARGLELHAWFNPYRVANHTDPTRLAPAHPARRNPGWTVPYGGKLYYNPGLPEVRAFVQRAMLDAVARYPVDAVHWDDYFYPYPVDGVDFDDDEAFEEYGGSFASLADWRRHNTDTLVKEMSEQLRTVRPGTRFGISPFAVWRNEESDPLGSPTRAGIGTYDDLYADTRKWVKERWIDYIAPQVYWQIGHPTADYASLVPWWARTVEGTGVDLYVGEALYRCDAASPTAAWRDPGELSRHVRFARDHAQVRGHCYFSAKQVVADPNGAMARVVADHYPTRVPPR, from the coding sequence ATGACGTACATCGGGCGGCGGGGACTGCTGGCGGCGGGCGCGGGGCTACTGGCCTCGGCCACGGGGGCGGGACCCGCCGGGGCGGCGGGCAGGACACGACCCGAGGAGCGAAGGCCGGTGCCGACGGGGGCGCCCGCCTCCGAACTCCGGGGGATGTGGATCGCCTCCGTACAGAACGTCGACTGGCCCTCGGAGACGGGGCTCTCCGCCGCCGCGCAGCGCACGGAACTCCTCGCGCTCCTCGACACCGCCGTCGAGCGCCGGCTCAACGCGGTGGTCCTCCAGGTCCGGCCCACCGCCGACGCGATGTGGCCCTCCGCGCTGGAGCCCTGGTCCCAATGGCTGACCGGGACCCAGGGGGTCGACCCCGGCTGGGACCCGCTGGGCACGGCGGTCACCGAGGCCCACGCGCGGGGGCTGGAACTGCACGCCTGGTTCAACCCGTACCGGGTGGCCAACCACACCGACCCGACCCGGCTCGCCCCCGCGCACCCGGCGCGCCGCAACCCCGGCTGGACGGTCCCGTACGGCGGCAAGCTGTACTACAACCCGGGACTGCCCGAGGTGCGGGCCTTCGTGCAGCGGGCCATGCTCGACGCGGTCGCCCGCTACCCGGTCGACGCCGTGCACTGGGACGACTACTTCTACCCGTACCCCGTGGACGGCGTGGACTTCGACGACGACGAGGCCTTCGAGGAGTACGGCGGCTCCTTCGCCTCCCTCGCCGACTGGCGGCGGCACAACACCGACACCCTGGTGAAGGAGATGTCCGAGCAGCTCCGCACGGTCCGCCCGGGGACGAGGTTCGGCATCAGCCCGTTCGCGGTCTGGCGCAACGAGGAGTCCGACCCGCTCGGCTCCCCGACCCGGGCGGGCATCGGCACGTACGACGATCTGTACGCGGACACCCGCAAGTGGGTCAAGGAACGCTGGATCGACTACATCGCGCCGCAGGTCTACTGGCAGATCGGCCACCCCACCGCCGACTACGCCTCACTCGTGCCGTGGTGGGCGCGCACCGTCGAGGGCACGGGCGTGGACCTGTACGTGGGGGAGGCGCTCTACCGCTGCGACGCCGCGAGCCCCACCGCCGCGTGGCGCGACCCGGGAGAGCTGTCGCGTCACGTGCGCTTCGCCCGGGATCACGCGCAGGTCCGCGGCCACTGCTACTTCTCGGCGAAGCAGGTGGTCGCGGACCCCAACGGGGCGATGGCCAGGGTGGTGGCCGATCACTATCCGACGCGCGTGCCGCCGCGTTGA
- a CDS encoding 3-hydroxybutyryl-CoA dehydrogenase translates to MSSERHDVTDLSTLPTDIARVGVVGCGQMGAGIAEVCARSGLEVMVAETTGEALEIGRTRLHNSLMKAAERGKISEEERDATLARLTFTTDLGEFADRDLVIEAVVENEQVKTEIFQVLDQVITRPDAILASNTSSIPLVKLAVATSRPDQVIGIHFFNPAPVQQLVELIPALTTGEETIKRAEALVRDVLGKHAIRAQDRSGFVVNALLIPYLLSAIRMFESGIASREDIDNGMELGCAHPMGPLKLADLIGLDTVASVADSMYAEFKEPLYAAPPLLQRMVDAGRLGRKTGSGFYPYA, encoded by the coding sequence ATGAGCAGCGAAAGGCACGATGTGACGGACCTCTCTACCCTCCCGACCGACATCGCACGCGTCGGCGTGGTGGGCTGTGGCCAGATGGGCGCTGGCATCGCGGAGGTGTGCGCCCGCAGCGGTCTTGAGGTGATGGTCGCCGAGACCACCGGCGAGGCCCTGGAGATCGGGCGCACCCGGCTGCACAACTCCCTGATGAAGGCCGCCGAACGCGGCAAGATCAGCGAGGAGGAGCGGGACGCCACCCTGGCCCGCCTCACCTTCACCACCGACCTCGGCGAGTTCGCCGACCGCGACCTCGTCATCGAGGCCGTCGTCGAGAACGAGCAGGTCAAGACGGAGATCTTCCAGGTCCTCGACCAGGTGATCACCCGCCCGGACGCGATCCTCGCCTCCAACACCTCCTCGATCCCGCTGGTCAAGCTGGCCGTCGCCACCTCGCGGCCCGACCAGGTCATCGGCATCCACTTCTTCAACCCGGCCCCGGTGCAGCAGCTCGTCGAGCTGATCCCGGCGCTGACCACGGGCGAGGAGACCATCAAGCGGGCCGAGGCCCTGGTGCGGGACGTGCTCGGCAAGCACGCGATCCGCGCCCAGGACCGATCCGGTTTCGTGGTCAACGCGCTGCTCATCCCGTACCTGCTGTCGGCGATCCGGATGTTCGAGTCCGGCATCGCGAGCCGCGAGGACATCGACAACGGCATGGAGCTGGGCTGCGCCCACCCGATGGGTCCGTTGAAGCTCGCGGACCTGATCGGCCTGGACACGGTGGCCTCGGTGGCGGACTCGATGTACGCGGAGTTCAAGGAGCCGCTGTACGCCGCTCCCCCGCTGCTCCAGCGCATGGTCGACGCGGGCCGCCTCGGCCGCAAGACGGGTTCGGGCTTCTACCCGTACGCCTGA
- a CDS encoding NUDIX hydrolase: protein MNLSEQTVYKNRWFDVNLADVELPDGQHLDHFVIRLRPVAVATAVNAANEVLLLWRHRFITDSWGWELPAGVVEDGEDVAVAAAREMEEESGWRPGPLHHLMTVEPSNGLTDARHHLYWADGATYIGHPEDDFESSRREWVPLKLVPDMIARGEIPAANMAAGLLLLHHLRLG, encoded by the coding sequence ATGAACCTGAGTGAGCAGACCGTGTACAAGAACCGCTGGTTCGATGTGAACCTCGCGGATGTGGAACTCCCCGACGGCCAGCACCTGGACCACTTCGTGATCCGGCTGCGTCCGGTGGCGGTCGCCACCGCCGTCAACGCGGCCAACGAGGTGCTGCTGCTGTGGCGGCACCGTTTCATCACCGACAGCTGGGGTTGGGAACTGCCCGCCGGCGTGGTCGAGGACGGCGAGGACGTGGCCGTCGCGGCCGCCCGGGAGATGGAGGAGGAGTCGGGTTGGCGGCCCGGCCCGCTCCACCACCTGATGACCGTGGAGCCCTCCAACGGGCTGACCGACGCCCGCCACCACCTCTACTGGGCGGACGGGGCCACGTACATCGGTCACCCCGAGGACGACTTCGAGTCCTCGCGCCGCGAGTGGGTCCCGCTGAAGCTGGTGCCGGACATGATCGCGCGCGGCGAGATCCCGGCCGCCAACATGGCGGCCGGGTTGCTGCTCCTGCACCATCTGCGGCTGGGCTAG
- the pheT gene encoding phenylalanine--tRNA ligase subunit beta produces the protein MRVPLSWLREYVDLPAGETGRDVAAKLVDAGLEVETVEQLGAGLKGPLVVGQVLTIEELEGFRKPIRFCTVDVGQANGTGEPQEIVCGARNFAVGDKVVVVLPGAVLPGDFAIASRKTYGKTSHGMICSGDELGMGDDGTHGIIVLPHEHEVGTDAIELLQLVDEVLDIDITPDRGYCMSMRGVAREAATAYGLPLRDPALLDVPAPNSYGYLVKIDDPAGCDRFTARTVTGLDPEARSPIWLSRRLQKAGMRPISLAVDITNYVMLELGQPLHAYDRSRIDGAIGVRRAEQGEKFTTLDGVKRTLDAEDLVITDNSGPIGLAGVMGGANTEIADSVTDPETGRVTGTTDVVIEAAHFDAVSISRTARRLKLSSEASKRFERGVDPQAAAAAAQRTVDLLVLVAGGTAEAGVTDLIAPGAPRTIAMRADHPDRVAGMDYGRETVVRRLQEIGCDVYGQDELVVTVPSWRPDLAEPNDLAEEVIRLEGYGNLPSTLPQVPSGRGLTARQQLHRRVGRALAGAGYVEVLSYPFLGEGVFDQLQLAADDSARRVVKLVNPISDEEPALRTTLLPGLLNALRRNDSRGSHDLALFETGSVFLAGPQPGVAVRLPVDRRPTDEEIATLDAALPAQPRYAAVVLAGAREQAGWWGKGYPAGWADAVQAARSLAVEAGAELTVRQGRYGPWHPGRCAELLVTLDGVETVIGHAGELHPRVVKAMGLPARTSAMELDLDRLAAAGGEALRAPRISSFPVATQDVALIVDTAVPAAAVEDALRSGAGELLESLRLFDVFTGEQVGEGKKSLAYALRFRATDRTLTAEESTAARDAAVALAGERTGAVLRGV, from the coding sequence ATGCGCGTCCCGCTTTCCTGGCTGCGGGAGTACGTAGACCTCCCCGCAGGTGAGACCGGCCGCGACGTGGCCGCCAAGCTCGTCGACGCCGGCCTCGAGGTCGAGACCGTCGAGCAGCTCGGCGCCGGGCTCAAGGGCCCCCTCGTCGTCGGTCAGGTCCTGACCATCGAGGAGCTGGAGGGCTTCCGCAAGCCCATCCGCTTCTGCACGGTCGACGTCGGTCAGGCCAACGGCACCGGCGAGCCGCAGGAGATCGTCTGCGGCGCCCGGAACTTCGCCGTCGGCGACAAGGTCGTCGTGGTCCTGCCCGGCGCGGTGCTGCCCGGAGACTTCGCGATCGCCTCGCGCAAGACGTACGGCAAGACCTCGCACGGCATGATCTGCTCCGGCGACGAGCTGGGCATGGGCGACGACGGCACGCACGGCATCATCGTGCTGCCGCACGAGCACGAGGTCGGCACCGACGCGATCGAGCTGCTCCAGCTCGTCGACGAGGTCCTCGACATCGACATCACCCCGGACCGCGGCTACTGCATGTCGATGCGCGGTGTGGCCCGCGAGGCCGCCACCGCCTACGGCCTGCCGCTGCGCGACCCGGCGCTGCTCGACGTACCCGCGCCGAACTCGTACGGCTACCTCGTCAAGATCGACGACCCGGCCGGCTGCGACCGCTTCACCGCGCGCACCGTGACCGGTCTCGACCCCGAGGCGCGCTCCCCGATCTGGCTCAGCCGCCGCCTGCAGAAGGCGGGCATGCGCCCGATCTCGCTCGCCGTCGACATCACCAACTACGTGATGCTCGAACTCGGTCAGCCGCTGCACGCCTACGACCGCTCGCGCATCGACGGCGCCATCGGTGTCCGCCGTGCCGAGCAGGGCGAGAAGTTCACCACCCTCGACGGGGTCAAGCGCACGCTCGACGCCGAGGACCTGGTGATCACCGACAACAGCGGCCCGATCGGGCTCGCGGGTGTCATGGGCGGCGCCAACACCGAGATCGCCGACTCCGTCACCGACCCCGAGACCGGCCGGGTCACGGGCACCACCGACGTGGTCATCGAGGCGGCGCACTTCGACGCCGTGTCGATCTCGCGCACCGCACGCCGCCTCAAGCTGTCCTCCGAGGCCTCCAAGCGCTTCGAGCGCGGCGTGGACCCGCAGGCCGCCGCCGCGGCCGCGCAGCGCACCGTGGACCTGCTCGTGCTGGTCGCCGGCGGCACCGCCGAGGCCGGCGTCACCGACCTCATCGCCCCGGGTGCCCCGCGCACCATCGCCATGCGCGCCGACCACCCGGACCGGGTCGCGGGCATGGACTACGGTCGCGAGACCGTCGTCCGCCGCCTCCAGGAGATCGGCTGCGACGTCTACGGGCAGGACGAGCTCGTCGTCACCGTCCCGTCGTGGCGCCCCGACCTCGCCGAGCCCAACGACCTCGCCGAAGAGGTCATCCGGCTGGAGGGCTACGGCAACCTGCCGTCGACCCTGCCGCAGGTGCCCTCCGGTCGCGGTCTGACCGCCCGGCAGCAGCTGCACCGCCGGGTGGGCCGCGCGCTGGCCGGCGCGGGCTACGTCGAGGTGCTCAGCTACCCGTTCCTGGGCGAGGGCGTCTTCGACCAGCTCCAGCTGGCCGCGGACGACTCCGCCCGCCGGGTCGTCAAGCTCGTCAACCCGATCTCCGACGAGGAGCCGGCGCTGCGCACCACGCTGCTGCCGGGTCTGCTGAACGCGCTGCGGCGCAACGACAGCCGGGGCAGCCACGACCTGGCGCTCTTCGAGACCGGTTCGGTCTTCCTCGCCGGCCCGCAGCCGGGCGTCGCCGTACGACTGCCCGTCGACCGGCGTCCCACGGACGAGGAGATCGCCACCCTCGACGCGGCCCTTCCGGCCCAGCCGCGGTACGCCGCGGTCGTGCTGGCCGGAGCGCGCGAGCAGGCCGGCTGGTGGGGCAAGGGCTACCCGGCCGGCTGGGCCGACGCCGTCCAGGCGGCGCGCTCGCTGGCCGTCGAGGCCGGCGCCGAACTCACCGTGCGCCAGGGCCGGTACGGGCCCTGGCACCCGGGCCGGTGCGCCGAGCTGCTCGTCACCCTCGACGGGGTGGAGACGGTCATCGGCCACGCCGGTGAGCTGCACCCGCGCGTGGTCAAGGCGATGGGCCTCCCGGCCCGCACCAGCGCCATGGAACTCGACCTGGACCGCCTCGCGGCGGCCGGCGGCGAGGCCCTGCGGGCGCCCCGGATCTCCTCCTTCCCGGTGGCGACCCAGGACGTGGCGCTGATCGTGGACACCGCGGTACCCGCCGCGGCGGTCGAGGACGCGCTGCGCAGCGGAGCGGGCGAACTGCTGGAGTCCCTGCGGCTGTTCGACGTGTTCACCGGTGAGCAGGTGGGCGAGGGCAAGAAGTCCCTCGCGTACGCGCTGCGCTTCCGGGCGACCGACCGCACGCTGACGGCCGAGGAGTCCACGGCCGCGCGCGACGCGGCGGTGGCCCTGGCCGGCGAGCGGACGGGCGCGGTGCTGCGGGGCGTGTGA
- the pheS gene encoding phenylalanine--tRNA ligase subunit alpha, whose product MSAPNKSYDPVEVEALKPEEIERMRDEALAAFASAGDLDELREAKTAHMGDRSPLALANREIGALPPQAKAEAGKRVGQARGAVNKAFGARTVALEAERDERVLVEEAVDVTLPHDRIPAGARHPLTTLMDRIADIFTAMGYEVAEGPEVEAEWFNFDALNFTPDHPARQMQDTFFVQGPEGTEGDESGVVLRTHTSPVQARSLLERKPPVYIVCPGRVYRTDELDATHTPVFHQVELLAVDEGLTMADLKGTMDHMVQELFGEGTTTRLRPHFFPFTEPSAEMDMQCYVCRGASVGNPDRPCRTCSSEGWIELGGCGMVNPKVLVACGVDPEKYSGFAFGFGIERMLMFRHNVEDMRDMVEGDVRFTRPFGSEI is encoded by the coding sequence ATGTCGGCACCGAACAAGTCGTACGACCCTGTCGAGGTCGAGGCACTGAAACCGGAAGAGATCGAGCGCATGCGGGACGAGGCGCTCGCCGCCTTCGCGTCCGCCGGCGACCTCGACGAACTTCGCGAGGCGAAGACCGCGCACATGGGCGACCGCTCGCCCCTGGCGCTCGCCAACCGCGAGATCGGCGCCCTGCCGCCCCAGGCCAAGGCCGAGGCGGGCAAGCGCGTCGGGCAGGCCCGCGGCGCCGTGAACAAGGCCTTCGGGGCCCGCACGGTCGCGCTGGAGGCCGAGCGCGACGAGCGGGTGCTGGTCGAGGAGGCCGTGGACGTCACGCTGCCCCACGACCGGATCCCGGCCGGCGCCCGGCACCCCCTGACCACGCTGATGGACCGCATCGCGGACATCTTCACGGCCATGGGGTACGAGGTCGCGGAAGGGCCCGAGGTCGAGGCGGAGTGGTTCAACTTCGACGCCCTCAACTTCACCCCCGACCACCCCGCGCGCCAGATGCAGGACACCTTCTTCGTCCAGGGGCCCGAGGGCACCGAGGGCGACGAGTCCGGTGTCGTGCTGCGCACCCACACCTCCCCGGTGCAGGCGCGCTCGCTGCTGGAGCGCAAGCCCCCCGTCTACATCGTCTGCCCGGGCCGGGTGTACCGCACCGACGAGCTCGACGCGACGCACACGCCCGTCTTCCACCAGGTCGAGCTGCTCGCCGTGGACGAGGGCCTGACCATGGCGGACCTCAAGGGCACCATGGACCACATGGTCCAGGAGCTGTTCGGCGAGGGCACCACCACGCGCCTGCGCCCGCACTTCTTCCCGTTCACCGAGCCGTCCGCCGAGATGGACATGCAGTGCTACGTGTGTCGCGGCGCGTCGGTGGGCAACCCCGACCGCCCGTGCCGCACCTGCTCCAGCGAGGGCTGGATCGAGCTCGGCGGCTGCGGCATGGTCAACCCCAAGGTGCTCGTCGCCTGTGGTGTGGACCCGGAGAAGTACAGCGGCTTCGCCTTCGGATTCGGCATCGAGCGGATGCTGATGTTCCGTCACAACGTGGAAGACATGCGAGACATGGTCGAGGGTGACGTCCGTTTCACCCGGCCGTTCGGGAGTGAGATCTGA